In Oryza brachyantha chromosome 2, ObraRS2, whole genome shotgun sequence, a single window of DNA contains:
- the LOC102710275 gene encoding transcription factor NIGT1-like isoform X2 — MEVVDHAERDLARRRCREYLLALEEERRKIQVFQRELPLCFDLVTQTIEGMRSQMDGVGSEETVSDHGPPPVLEEFIPLKPSLSLSSSEEESNHAASDKAGKEEGAQTSERHSSPQTLPEAKRVTPDWLQSVQLWSQQPQQPSSPSQTPAKDLPCKPVALNARKTGGAFQPFEKEKRAELPASSTTAAASSTVVGDSGDKPADDTDKPRETDNDGMDGKDKDKEKESQSQPHRKPRRCWAPELHRRFLQALQQLGGSHVATPKQIRELMKVDGLTNDEVKSHLQYRLHTRRPSSTGQSSAAAGVAAPPAPQFVVVGSIWVPPPEYAAAAAAQQQQVQLAAADASVSANPVYAPVAMLAPGLQPHSHREQRQQQGQRHSGSEGSGDTGGGSSSSPAVSSSS, encoded by the exons ATGGAGGTGGTGGACCACGCGGAGCGCGACCTcgcgcggcgccggtgccgcgAGTACCTGCTCGCGCTCGAGGAGGAGCGTCGCAAGATCCAGGTGTTCCAGCGGGAGCTCCCGCTCTGCTTCGACCTCGTCACCCAGA CTATTGAGGGGATGAGGAGCCAGATGGACGGCGTTGGCAGCGAGGAGACGGTGAGCGACCATGGCCCGCCGCCGGTGCTCGAGGAGTTCATCCCGCTCAAGCCCAGCCTCTCGCTGTCCTCCTCCGAGGAGGAGAGCAACCACGCCGCCTCCGACAAGGCCGGCAAGGAGGAGGGGGCTCAGACGTCTGAGAGGCATTCGTCACCGCAGACGCTGCCGGAGGCCAAGAGGGTGACGCCGGACTGGCTCCAGTCCGTGCAGTTATGGAGCCAACAACCCCAGCAGCCATCATCTCCTAGTCAAACACCTGCCAAG GATCTACCGTGCAAGCCGGTGGCGCTGAACGCCAGGAAAACCGGCGGAGCGTTCCAGCCCTTCGAGAAGGAGAAGCGCGCCGAGCTGCCGGCGTCGTCAACCACTGCCGCGGCGAGTTCGACCGTGGTCGGAGACAGCGGCGACAAGCCCGCCGATGACACGGACAAACCCAGGGAGACGGACAACGACGGCATGGATGGCAAGGACAAGgacaaagaaaaggaaagccaGTCGCAGCCTCACCGGAAGCCTCGCCGGTGCTGGGCGCCGGAGCTCCACCGCCGCTTCCTGCAAGCACTGCAGCAGCTGGGCGGGTCCCATG TGGCGACGCCCAAGCAGATCCGGGAGCTCATGAAGGTGGATGGCCTCACAAACGACGAGGTCAAGAGCCATTTGCAG TATCGTCTACACACGAGACGGCCGAGCTCGACGGGACAGAGCAGcgcagccgccggcgtcgccgccccgcccgccccgcagttcgtcgtcgtcgggagCATCTGGGTGCCCCCGCCGGAAtacgccgccgctgcggctgcacagcagcagcaggtgcagctggccgccgccgatgcgTCAGTGAGCGCGAACCCCGTGTACGCTCCGGTGGCGATGCTGGCGCCAGGCTTGCAGCCGCATTCGCATCGGgaacagcggcagcagcaaggGCAGAGACATTCCGGCTCGGAAGGGAGCGGggacaccggcggcggcagttcATCCTCCCCGgcggtgtcgtcgtcgtcgtag
- the LOC102710275 gene encoding transcription factor NIGT1-like isoform X1, whose amino-acid sequence MEVVDHAERDLARRRCREYLLALEEERRKIQVFQRELPLCFDLVTQTIEGMRSQMDGVGSEETVSDHGPPPVLEEFIPLKPSLSLSSSEEESNHAASDKAGKEEGAQTSERHSSPQTLPEAKRVTPDWLQSVQLWSQQPQQPSSPSQTPAKDLPCKPVALNARKTGGAFQPFEKEKRAELPASSTTAAASSTVVGDSGDKPADDTDKPRETDNDGMDGKDKDKEKESQSQPHRKPRRCWAPELHRRFLQALQQLGGSHVATPKQIRELMKVDGLTNDEVKSHLQKYRLHTRRPSSTGQSSAAAGVAAPPAPQFVVVGSIWVPPPEYAAAAAAQQQQVQLAAADASVSANPVYAPVAMLAPGLQPHSHREQRQQQGQRHSGSEGSGDTGGGSSSSPAVSSSS is encoded by the exons ATGGAGGTGGTGGACCACGCGGAGCGCGACCTcgcgcggcgccggtgccgcgAGTACCTGCTCGCGCTCGAGGAGGAGCGTCGCAAGATCCAGGTGTTCCAGCGGGAGCTCCCGCTCTGCTTCGACCTCGTCACCCAGA CTATTGAGGGGATGAGGAGCCAGATGGACGGCGTTGGCAGCGAGGAGACGGTGAGCGACCATGGCCCGCCGCCGGTGCTCGAGGAGTTCATCCCGCTCAAGCCCAGCCTCTCGCTGTCCTCCTCCGAGGAGGAGAGCAACCACGCCGCCTCCGACAAGGCCGGCAAGGAGGAGGGGGCTCAGACGTCTGAGAGGCATTCGTCACCGCAGACGCTGCCGGAGGCCAAGAGGGTGACGCCGGACTGGCTCCAGTCCGTGCAGTTATGGAGCCAACAACCCCAGCAGCCATCATCTCCTAGTCAAACACCTGCCAAG GATCTACCGTGCAAGCCGGTGGCGCTGAACGCCAGGAAAACCGGCGGAGCGTTCCAGCCCTTCGAGAAGGAGAAGCGCGCCGAGCTGCCGGCGTCGTCAACCACTGCCGCGGCGAGTTCGACCGTGGTCGGAGACAGCGGCGACAAGCCCGCCGATGACACGGACAAACCCAGGGAGACGGACAACGACGGCATGGATGGCAAGGACAAGgacaaagaaaaggaaagccaGTCGCAGCCTCACCGGAAGCCTCGCCGGTGCTGGGCGCCGGAGCTCCACCGCCGCTTCCTGCAAGCACTGCAGCAGCTGGGCGGGTCCCATG TGGCGACGCCCAAGCAGATCCGGGAGCTCATGAAGGTGGATGGCCTCACAAACGACGAGGTCAAGAGCCATTTGCAG AAGTATCGTCTACACACGAGACGGCCGAGCTCGACGGGACAGAGCAGcgcagccgccggcgtcgccgccccgcccgccccgcagttcgtcgtcgtcgggagCATCTGGGTGCCCCCGCCGGAAtacgccgccgctgcggctgcacagcagcagcaggtgcagctggccgccgccgatgcgTCAGTGAGCGCGAACCCCGTGTACGCTCCGGTGGCGATGCTGGCGCCAGGCTTGCAGCCGCATTCGCATCGGgaacagcggcagcagcaaggGCAGAGACATTCCGGCTCGGAAGGGAGCGGggacaccggcggcggcagttcATCCTCCCCGgcggtgtcgtcgtcgtcgtag